Proteins from a single region of Synchiropus splendidus isolate RoL2022-P1 chromosome 3, RoL_Sspl_1.0, whole genome shotgun sequence:
- the dnajb6b gene encoding dnaJ homolog subfamily B member 6b isoform X2, which yields MTEYYHILGVHKNSSQDDIKKAYRKLALKWHPDKNPDNKEEAERRFKELSEAYEVLSDENKRNIYDRYGKEGLSGGGGGGHHDHFGGSTFTFRNPEDVFREFFGGRDPFAHFFADDPFDNFFGGSHSRHTGMSRSRMDNGFGAFPGFSFSGFNSGFSSFGDMGGGFSSFSSFGGGGGGGGGGGMGNFRSVSTSTTFVNGKKITTKRIVENGQERVEVEEDGQLKSLTVNGKEQMLRLDNK from the exons ATGACGGAATACTACCACATATTGGGAGTTCATAAAAATTCATCACAAGATGACATCAAAAAAGC GTACAGAAAACTAGCTTTGAAATGGCATCCAGACAAGAATCCAGATAACAAGGAGGAAGCTGAGAGGAGATTTAAAGAACTGTCAGAGGCATATGAGGTTCTCTCAGATG aaaacaaaaggaaTATTTATGACCGATACGGTAAAGAAGGTCTgtctggaggtggtggag GAGGTCATCATGATCACTTTGGTGGCAGCACCTTTACATTCCGAAATCCTGAGGATGTTTTCAGGGAGTTCTTTGGTGGCAGGGATCCATTTGCACATTTCTTTG CTGATGACCCATTTGACAACTTCTTTGGGGGAAGTCACAGTCGCCACACAGGGATGAGCAGAAGTCGGATGGATAATGGCTTTGGAGCCTTCCCCGGATTCAGCTTCTCAGGGTTTAATTCAG GTTTTAGTTCATTTGGGGACATGGGCGGAGGcttcagctccttctcctcgttcggaggcggaggaggcggcggcggcggtggaggGATGGGTAACTTCAGATCCGTGTCCACCTCCACGACGTTCGTCAACGGCAAAAAAATCACCACGAAACG GATCGTGGAGAATGGACAGGAGCGtgtggaagtggaggaggatggTCAGTTAAAGTCCTTAACAGTCAATGGTAAGGAGCAAATGCTTCGACTGGACAACAAGTGA